In a genomic window of Siniperca chuatsi isolate FFG_IHB_CAS linkage group LG1, ASM2008510v1, whole genome shotgun sequence:
- the mrpl46 gene encoding 39S ribosomal protein L46, mitochondrial isoform X2 — translation MAAPCRRMASRSLLQFLSCFSRTAVGNTEFRQFSSTSVCRATLQTKSVTERASSPWTLMAAVCLQRLPVISADFSPIEQQFRQMMHQMELEKSLLSDHELRLLEDAERMSRKQADDYDSDEEDDRGDQEIMLAQDLEDSWEQKLKSFQPALRVNADVDKDLTSLERCLADSLVLLAEQQVGGEKLWLLPQAQWQGGETLRQTAEKALASLPAGFKATFLGNAPCGVYKYKLPKAVRTESSVGTKVFFFKAILSDSGPPAAPNAPFMWVKKSEMQRYLKPAYMMKVDRFILGL, via the exons ATGGCGGCGCCCTGTAGAAGGATGGCGAGTCGGTCTCTCTTACagtttctgtcttgttttagCAGGACAGCGGTCGGGAACACAGAATTTCGTCAGTTTTCCAGCACTTCTGTTTGTCGAGCGACTTTGCAGACCAAAAGTGTAACGGAAAGAGCGAGTTCTCCGTGGACTCTGATGGCAGCGGTGTGTCTGCAAAGGCTGCCGGTCATATCAGCGGACTTCAGCCCGATAGAGCAGCAGTTCAGACAGATGATGCACCAG ATGGAGCTGGAGAAAAGCTTGCTGTCGGACCATGAGCTGCGGCTGCTGGAGGACGCTGAGAGAATGAGTCGTAAGCAGGCAGACGACTATGACTCGGATGAAGAGGACGACCGCGGGGACCAGGAGATCATGTTGgctcaggacctggaagactccTGGGAGCAGAAGCTGAAGAGCTTCCAGCCAGCGCTGAGGGTCAATG CTGATGTAGATAAGGACCTGACCTCGTTGGAACGCTGCCTGGCCGACTCGCTGGTTCTTCTGGCCGAGCAGCAGGTCGGCGGTGAGAAGCTGTGGCTGCTGCCTCAGGCTCAGTGGCAGGGAGGAGAAACGCTGCGGCAGACGGCCGAGAAAGCCCTCGCTTCCCTGCCAG CTGGTTTCAAGGCGACTTTCCTTGGCAACGCCCCCTGTGGAGTGTACAAGTACAAACTGCCCAAAGCTGTTCGGACGGAGAGCTCGGTCGGAACAAAGGTGTTCTTTTTCAAAGCCATTCTGTCAGACAGCGGCCCCCCTGCTGCCCCAAACGCTCCTTTTATGTGGGTGAAGAAAAGCGAAATGCAGCGCTACCTGAAACCAGCGTACATGATGAAGGTCGACCGCTTCATCCTCGGCCTGTGA
- the mrpl46 gene encoding 39S ribosomal protein L46, mitochondrial isoform X1 — translation MAAPCRRMASRSLLQFLSCFSRTAVGNTEFRQFSSTSVCRATLQTKSVTERASSPWTLMAAVCLQRLPVISADFSPIEQQFRQMMHQMELEKSLLSDHELRLLEDAERMSRKQADDYDSDEEDDRGDQEIMLAQDLEDSWEQKLKSFQPALRVNADVDKDLTSLERCLADSLVLLAEQQVGGEKLWLLPQAQWQGGETLRQTAEKALASLPAAGFKATFLGNAPCGVYKYKLPKAVRTESSVGTKVFFFKAILSDSGPPAAPNAPFMWVKKSEMQRYLKPAYMMKVDRFILGL, via the exons ATGGCGGCGCCCTGTAGAAGGATGGCGAGTCGGTCTCTCTTACagtttctgtcttgttttagCAGGACAGCGGTCGGGAACACAGAATTTCGTCAGTTTTCCAGCACTTCTGTTTGTCGAGCGACTTTGCAGACCAAAAGTGTAACGGAAAGAGCGAGTTCTCCGTGGACTCTGATGGCAGCGGTGTGTCTGCAAAGGCTGCCGGTCATATCAGCGGACTTCAGCCCGATAGAGCAGCAGTTCAGACAGATGATGCACCAG ATGGAGCTGGAGAAAAGCTTGCTGTCGGACCATGAGCTGCGGCTGCTGGAGGACGCTGAGAGAATGAGTCGTAAGCAGGCAGACGACTATGACTCGGATGAAGAGGACGACCGCGGGGACCAGGAGATCATGTTGgctcaggacctggaagactccTGGGAGCAGAAGCTGAAGAGCTTCCAGCCAGCGCTGAGGGTCAATG CTGATGTAGATAAGGACCTGACCTCGTTGGAACGCTGCCTGGCCGACTCGCTGGTTCTTCTGGCCGAGCAGCAGGTCGGCGGTGAGAAGCTGTGGCTGCTGCCTCAGGCTCAGTGGCAGGGAGGAGAAACGCTGCGGCAGACGGCCGAGAAAGCCCTCGCTTCCCTGCCAG CAGCTGGTTTCAAGGCGACTTTCCTTGGCAACGCCCCCTGTGGAGTGTACAAGTACAAACTGCCCAAAGCTGTTCGGACGGAGAGCTCGGTCGGAACAAAGGTGTTCTTTTTCAAAGCCATTCTGTCAGACAGCGGCCCCCCTGCTGCCCCAAACGCTCCTTTTATGTGGGTGAAGAAAAGCGAAATGCAGCGCTACCTGAAACCAGCGTACATGATGAAGGTCGACCGCTTCATCCTCGGCCTGTGA
- the mrps11 gene encoding 28S ribosomal protein S11, mitochondrial produces the protein MYKLNCILISSVSNVCRQLAASLNANGSSLCGSSGLQRALCTSAVRLQETVASTTDSGKTSRDFSHFPPLPGQDSSLRWGGKKFEELPIAHIKATYNNTHIQLTDSSGQSMVRTSCGTEGFKNIKKSTPVAAQTAGISAAAKAAAKGVTFVRVVVKGIGPGRLSAIKGLTMGGLEVVSITDNTPVPHNGCRPRKARRT, from the exons ATGTATAAATTAAATTGTATATTAATTAGTTCTGTGAGTAACGTATGCCGACAGCTGGCTGCCTCCCTAAATGCAAATGGGAGCTCTCT atgtgGAAGCAGTGGGTTGCAGCGAGCATTGTGTACCAGTGCTGTCAGACTTCAGGAGACCGTAGCATCCACCACAGACTCTGGGAAAACCTCCAGAGACTTCAG CCATTTTCCTCCACTGCCTGGTCAGGACAGTTCACTGAGATGGGGTGGAAAGAAGTTTGAGGAATTACCAATCGCTCACATTAAAGCCACATACAATAA CACACACATCCAGCTGACAGACAGCTCAGGGCAGTCGATGGTCAGGACGTCCTGCGGAACAGAAGGCTTCAAGAATATCAAGAAGTCGACGCCCGTCGCTGCTCAGACTGCAGGCATCTCTGCTGCTGCG AAAGCCGCAGCGAAGGGAGTGACGTTTGTCCGTGTCGTGGTCAAAGGTATTGGTCCTGGACGTCTG TCTGCGATCAAAGGCTTGACGATGGGAGGCCTGGAGGTTGTATCGATCACCGACAACACCCCCGTGCCACACAACGGATGCCGCCCACGCAAAGCCAGAAGGACGTGA